In Haloarcula sp. H-GB4, a single genomic region encodes these proteins:
- a CDS encoding DUF5822 domain-containing protein, translating into MPTVEKTDPDGVDFGWVMQVTFVTTILVGSPLVVLASTAVTLQTWTARALFAVRVGALIWFLTAVCVYLYARYRA; encoded by the coding sequence GTGCCAACAGTCGAGAAGACGGACCCGGACGGCGTGGATTTCGGGTGGGTGATGCAGGTCACGTTCGTGACGACGATTCTGGTCGGCTCGCCGCTCGTCGTGCTTGCGTCGACCGCGGTCACGCTCCAGACATGGACCGCGCGGGCGCTGTTCGCGGTCCGCGTCGGCGCGCTCATCTGGTTCCTGACGGCCGTCTGCGTCTACCTCTACGCGCGATACCGGGCCTGA
- the panB gene encoding 3-methyl-2-oxobutanoate hydroxymethyltransferase, which yields MPTVRDLQAMAGEEPITMLTAYDAVTASIVDDTGVDVILVGDSMGNAVLGHDDTLPVTLDEMASRVGAVARGADDALVVADMPFLSFGADERESIQNCGRMLKEEGANAVKLESGPHTIELTERLTDLGIPTMAHLGLTPQSVNQTGYTRQATGREEAEEIVDLAREHENAGAFALVLEHIPANLAAQVTEIVDIPTIGIGAGGDCDGQVLVFTDVVGLSESSPPFAEQFGDVRGEVADAVDEYIDAVESGEFPGESHSHTEDELDDLY from the coding sequence ATGCCAACTGTCCGGGACCTGCAGGCGATGGCTGGTGAGGAGCCGATCACGATGCTGACGGCGTACGACGCCGTTACCGCGAGCATCGTCGACGACACCGGCGTGGACGTCATTCTCGTCGGCGACAGCATGGGGAATGCCGTCCTCGGTCACGATGACACGCTCCCGGTCACGCTTGATGAGATGGCCTCCCGGGTCGGCGCGGTCGCACGCGGCGCGGACGACGCACTGGTCGTCGCCGATATGCCGTTTCTCTCCTTCGGCGCGGACGAGCGTGAGAGCATCCAGAACTGCGGACGAATGCTGAAGGAGGAGGGCGCAAACGCAGTCAAGCTTGAATCCGGACCACACACAATCGAGCTGACCGAACGGCTGACGGACCTCGGAATCCCGACGATGGCCCACCTTGGGCTCACGCCACAGAGCGTGAACCAGACCGGCTACACCAGACAGGCGACCGGTCGGGAGGAGGCCGAGGAAATCGTCGACCTTGCGCGAGAACACGAGAACGCCGGCGCGTTCGCGCTGGTGCTTGAACACATCCCGGCGAACCTTGCAGCCCAGGTCACCGAAATCGTCGACATCCCGACGATCGGGATCGGAGCCGGCGGCGACTGTGACGGGCAAGTGCTCGTGTTCACCGATGTGGTCGGCCTTTCGGAGTCCAGCCCGCCTTTCGCCGAGCAGTTCGGCGACGTTCGCGGTGAGGTGGCCGACGCTGTCGACGAGTATATCGACGCCGTCGAATCCGGCGAGTTCCCAGGCGAGTCCCACAGCCACACCGAAGACGAACTCGACGACCTGTACTGA
- the coxB gene encoding cytochrome c oxidase subunit II yields MRLRRRVIQAGLVVVGLSLLAAPVTAQSVNRAAIDDLNEQLLYVALPLTLFVELTLVYVIYRFRNNDDPKPTVDDPALEVTWTAATGAILVFVGVSAFVVMANPYITPAAAEASADGGDAFADDTEIDVLAYQWGWEFSYGEANVTTEERLVLPADENVTFRLRTTDVIHAIYIPQLGIKQDIFPSQTMMARTHPTEPGEYRLYCAEMCGAGHSKMDATVVVKNQSAYDAWIENQTAAAG; encoded by the coding sequence ATGCGTCTCCGAAGGCGCGTGATTCAGGCGGGCCTTGTCGTGGTCGGGCTCTCGCTACTTGCTGCTCCGGTCACAGCGCAGTCGGTCAACAGGGCTGCTATCGACGACCTCAACGAACAACTCCTGTACGTCGCCCTGCCACTGACGCTATTCGTGGAACTCACGCTCGTGTACGTGATCTACCGGTTTCGGAACAACGACGACCCGAAGCCGACCGTTGACGACCCGGCGCTAGAGGTGACCTGGACGGCCGCGACGGGCGCGATACTCGTCTTCGTCGGCGTCTCGGCGTTCGTGGTGATGGCTAACCCCTACATTACGCCCGCAGCAGCCGAGGCGTCCGCTGACGGGGGCGACGCCTTCGCAGACGATACGGAGATAGACGTGCTCGCCTACCAGTGGGGGTGGGAGTTCTCCTACGGCGAGGCCAATGTCACGACGGAGGAACGGCTTGTCCTTCCGGCCGACGAGAACGTCACATTCAGGCTGCGAACGACGGACGTGATTCACGCCATCTACATTCCGCAACTGGGCATCAAACAGGATATCTTCCCTAGCCAGACAATGATGGCCCGAACGCATCCGACCGAACCCGGCGAGTACCGGCTGTACTGCGCCGAGATGTGCGGGGCTGGCCACAGTAAGATGGACGCTACCGTCGTCGTCAAGAACCAGTCTGCGTACGACGCCTGGATAGAAAATCAGACGGCTGCGGCCGGGTAG
- a CDS encoding DUF6789 family protein: MLNRAIVEGTALAVLALAVLFLWVREQRKARPESDGGYTTREEIEFEIGRIQSELYRWLTTTDHRDIGLLYIAFGTAAGLWGGTDAMMLRTELLTPPADIWTPETYNALFTTHGLTMLIFFVLPVFFGIGNYVLPLLIGADDMAFPRVNAVGFWLLPPALILVRMGLMIQVLGQVLNLVLPADAIRFFLTMREVSVGWTLYAPLSVQQPNPQIDLLLLGLHLSGIATTVGAINFITTIVYERGEGVSWANLDIFSWNMLVTSGIALFAFPLLGSALVMLLLDRNLGTAFFATEGGGAILWQHLFWFWGHPEVYILFLPATGLMSLILPKFVGRRLFGYQFIVYSTLGLGVLSFGVWAHHMFTTSADPRVKLSFMAVSIAIAVPSAIKVFNWITTMWEGDIRLTAPFILCAGGIGTFIIGGVTGVFLAVIPVDILYHGTYYVVGHFHLIVVSIIPFLMIAASYYWYPLITGRWYDTRMARFQALLIVFGSFVTFMTLLVIGGLGLPRRQAIYPPEYQFAQQIATVGGYVIGLSALLWLYNMLVSYWRGTPVTTTDPWGLKATNQFTREWQWFEQRMMDKYDMEPTEPETTRRSYAPEAEPTGLAGGVGNVAQTVSRNAWMAAAGGFVGTVLMSGGLITAILIGVLDPVSFGEIAELVGLPATPAVGAVLFLVGGTVTWPLLFLAFSDYLPGRLLFETGLVFATLISSGFAIAFYTGQSGLGFVGYLAFVLVSHWAYGIGLTVTFQYLKSDEALRTRTDGGG; the protein is encoded by the coding sequence ATGCTAAACAGGGCTATCGTTGAGGGAACCGCTCTCGCTGTGCTGGCCCTGGCAGTGCTTTTCCTGTGGGTCCGGGAGCAACGGAAGGCGCGACCGGAGAGCGATGGCGGGTACACGACGCGGGAGGAGATCGAATTCGAAATCGGCCGAATCCAGTCTGAACTGTACCGCTGGCTGACGACGACGGACCATCGGGACATCGGCCTGCTCTACATCGCTTTCGGCACCGCCGCCGGCCTGTGGGGCGGCACCGACGCGATGATGCTGCGGACGGAACTGCTGACGCCGCCGGCAGACATCTGGACGCCGGAGACGTACAACGCGCTGTTTACCACGCACGGGCTGACGATGCTGATATTCTTCGTCCTGCCTGTGTTCTTCGGCATCGGAAACTACGTCCTGCCGCTGCTCATCGGGGCCGACGACATGGCCTTCCCGCGGGTCAACGCCGTCGGGTTCTGGCTCCTGCCGCCGGCCCTGATTCTGGTCCGGATGGGACTCATGATTCAGGTCCTCGGCCAGGTGCTGAATCTGGTGCTCCCGGCGGACGCTATCCGGTTTTTCCTCACGATGCGCGAGGTGAGCGTGGGCTGGACACTGTACGCGCCACTGTCCGTGCAACAGCCCAATCCACAGATAGACCTGCTGTTACTCGGCCTACATCTGAGCGGCATCGCCACGACGGTCGGGGCCATCAACTTCATCACCACAATTGTCTACGAGCGCGGCGAGGGCGTTAGCTGGGCGAACCTCGACATCTTCTCGTGGAACATGCTCGTCACGAGCGGGATTGCGCTGTTCGCGTTCCCGCTGCTGGGGAGCGCGCTAGTGATGCTCCTGCTAGACCGGAACCTCGGAACGGCCTTCTTCGCCACGGAGGGCGGTGGTGCAATCCTCTGGCAACACCTGTTCTGGTTCTGGGGCCACCCAGAGGTGTACATCCTCTTCCTTCCAGCGACAGGGTTGATGAGCCTTATTTTGCCGAAGTTCGTCGGGCGGAGACTCTTCGGCTACCAGTTCATCGTCTACTCGACGCTAGGGCTGGGCGTCCTCTCTTTCGGCGTCTGGGCGCATCATATGTTCACGACGAGCGCGGACCCGCGAGTGAAGCTGTCGTTCATGGCCGTCTCCATCGCCATCGCCGTCCCGAGTGCGATCAAGGTGTTCAACTGGATCACGACGATGTGGGAGGGGGATATCCGCCTGACTGCACCGTTTATCCTCTGTGCCGGCGGCATCGGGACGTTCATCATCGGCGGCGTCACAGGCGTGTTCCTCGCCGTCATCCCCGTCGACATCCTTTATCACGGGACGTACTACGTCGTCGGCCACTTCCACCTCATCGTCGTCAGCATCATCCCGTTCCTGATGATCGCCGCGAGCTACTACTGGTATCCGCTCATCACCGGCCGGTGGTACGACACACGGATGGCGAGGTTTCAGGCGCTGCTGATCGTCTTTGGCTCGTTCGTGACATTCATGACGTTGCTGGTCATCGGCGGGCTTGGGCTCCCACGACGACAGGCCATCTACCCGCCCGAGTACCAGTTCGCCCAGCAGATCGCGACCGTGGGTGGCTACGTCATCGGCCTGAGTGCGCTGCTGTGGCTGTACAACATGCTCGTCTCGTACTGGCGGGGGACGCCCGTAACGACGACGGACCCGTGGGGTCTGAAGGCGACGAACCAGTTCACCCGTGAGTGGCAGTGGTTCGAACAGCGTATGATGGACAAATACGACATGGAGCCGACTGAGCCCGAGACGACGCGGCGCTCATACGCCCCTGAAGCCGAACCGACCGGACTGGCCGGCGGCGTTGGGAATGTCGCCCAAACCGTCTCTCGGAACGCCTGGATGGCCGCAGCCGGCGGGTTCGTCGGCACGGTTCTGATGAGCGGCGGACTCATCACGGCGATACTCATTGGCGTCCTCGACCCGGTTTCGTTCGGTGAAATCGCTGAACTGGTCGGGCTACCCGCGACTCCGGCCGTCGGCGCGGTGCTCTTCCTCGTTGGCGGGACCGTCACCTGGCCGCTTTTGTTCCTGGCCTTCTCCGACTACCTCCCCGGTCGCCTCCTGTTCGAGACCGGGCTTGTGTTCGCGACACTGATATCCAGCGGGTTCGCCATCGCGTTCTACACTGGCCAGAGTGGACTCGGGTTCGTCGGCTATCTCGCCTTCGTGCTCGTCTCCCACTGGGCGTACGGCATCGGGTTGACCGTGACCTTCCAGTACCTCAAATCGGATGAGGCGCTCCGGACCCGGACAGATGGGGGCGGCTGA